From a region of the Daphnia magna isolate NIES linkage group LG1, ASM2063170v1.1, whole genome shotgun sequence genome:
- the LOC116930508 gene encoding trafficking kinesin-binding protein milt isoform X3, whose amino-acid sequence MAAAVQVSEKSFCDSLKEKDLELAARIGQGLLTRNKALEERLIAVEGELTSAHDTVTQLRHDLLLKGELLQIYSNDFDDSSPEGVRAFTTDLLQRKVKGLEDDNRKLRAEASQLANESSETELREEQLLHQVVAQLAEANSHIKNLDEELANKYDETNKHREEITSLLGQLVSQRHKIRELTLENEDLTMQLHVVRECQNELAVELSEYKDKYAEILELLHETQEQVKEQNKRSLPTSRGLAGASAPPSRATSHYHPDSLASELELSSLGSESWPSEISSTPQTLPSRFQYQRVFDTVRCASMAVEPRVLASTPTTDGPRMPPRLAVNTSTPMAEISPSFQKAQSVLEKLTATSETDYPATSKVGVPGTPGTVDLTHALRRLAPKTTVTGPSHDGHGWRTPDSIMSTGSRSGLSSLNSFHYPEKLKIIKPMEGSMTLHHWSRLATPHLGTLLEERPGVATRETKSTHVDTFNYQRDFLEMYSLFDVEEDEEMETVAGKTFDSSAPVYTLTNSTATHPNNLTSVTSSMQSGYMTSSVDYPSLNHSVNSLQSGNRSENGSTLPSQRRLVEALHERGVGHSIVGWSGLSTPNNSPGCSSPDGSSSHFLSETWEFLAEGAKMIRRTLTGQETPLPARRCVPRIARKELETVSRMHLLDKLEKLGLDEVNQTFSSVSPTTLRVALENLTYVTDGHRDDSDAWQISKDGVASCSESRSPIRRNLSNSSVENVPSPKLSPMHRSSSVGLNMICDLGSPPSSSIASNFDIRAKFQVV is encoded by the exons atggcgGCTGCCGTACAAGTGTCAGAAAAAAGCTTTTGCGATTCGTTG AAGGAGAAGGATTTGGAGCTGGCGGCCCGGATCGGCCAGGGACTTTTGACGAGGAACAAGGCGCTTGAAGAGCGTTTGATTGCCGTTGAAGGAGAACTGACCAGTGCCCATGATACAGTCACCCAATTGCGGCACGATCTGCTCCTCAAGGGCGAGCTCTTGCAGATCTATTCCAACGATTTCGATGACAGCAGTCCGGAAGGcg TGAGGGCTTTCACAACTGACTTGCTCCAACGTAAAGTCAAAGGATTGGAAGATGACAACCGCAAGTTGCGGGCGGAAGCCTCGCAGCTGGCCAACGAATCATCGGAGACCGAACTGCGCGAGGAGCAACTGCTGCACCAAGTCGTCGCTCAACTAG CTGAAGCCAATAGCCACATCAAAAATCTGGATGAAGAACTGGCCAATAAGTATGATGAGACGAACAAACATCGCGAAGAGATTACCAGCTTGCTGGGCCAGCTGGTCAGTCAACGGCACAAAATTCGTGag CTGACACTGGAAAACGAGGATTTGACTATGCAATTGCACGTGGTGCGTGAATGCCAAAACGAGCTGGCCGTCGAATTGTCTGAATACAAGGACAAGTACGCCGAGATCCTTGAATTGCTTCACGAAACGCAAGAGCAAGTGAAAGAGCAAAACAAGCGGAGTCTTCCCACTTCTCGCGGTTTGGCCGGCGCTTCTGCTCCGCCCAGTAGAGCAACTTCACATTACCACCCGGATTCTTTAGCCTCGGAATTGGAACTCTCATCACTCGGCTCGGAAAGTTGGCCATCCGAGATTAGTTCCACGCCGCAAACCCTTCCTTCTCG GTTTCAGTACCAGCGTGTTTTCGATACGGTCCGGTGCGCATCAATGGCTGTCGAGCCCAGGGTGCTAGCATCGACACCGACGACTGATGGGCCTCGAATGCCACCCCGGCTTGCGGTCAACACTTCCACTCCGATGGCCGAAATCAGTCCGTCTTTCCAGAAAGCCCAATCTGTGCTAGAGAAACTGACTGCAACGTCGGAAACAGACTACCC GGCGACTTCGAAGGTGGGCGTACCAGGAACACCCGGAACGGTCGATTTAACCCACGCACTACGTCGATTGGCACCCAAAACTACTGTGACTGGCCCATCTCATGATGGACACGGTTGGAGGACGCCGGACAGTATCATGTCAACGGGAAGCCGATCCGGTCTTAGCAGCCTAAATTCTTTTCATTATCCAGAAAAGCTCAAG ATCATTAAACCGATGGAAGGTTCCATGACGCTGCATCATTGGTCTCGCTTGGCCACTCCGCACCTGGGCACGCTGTTGGAAGAGAGACCCGGTGTGGCGACGCGGGAAACCAAATCGACACATGTGGACACTTTCAACTATCAGCGGGATTTCCTAG AAATGTACAGTCTGTTTGACGTCGAAGAAGATGAGGAGATGGAAACGGTGGCCGGCAAAACGTTCGATTCGTCCGCACCTGTTTACACGTTGACCAATTCCACAGCGACTCATCCCAACAATTTGACGAGTGTCACTTCATC GATGCAAAGTGGTTATATGACGTCATCGGTCGATTATCCTAGTCTCAATCATTCAGTCAATTCGTTGCAGTCCGGCAATCGATCAGAAAACGGGTCCACTTTACCCTCCCAACGCAGACTAGTCGAAGCCTTACATGAAAGAGGAGTTGGTCATTCGATCGTTGGGTGGAGTGGTCTGTCGACCCCCAACAACAGTCCAGGCTGTTCGTCGCCAGATGGGTCATCGTCTCACTTTCTCTCCGAAACGTGGGAATTCCTAGCCGAAGGAGCCAAAATGATAAGGCGGACGTTAACTGGCCAAGAAACGCCCCTTCCAGCTCGTCGTTGTGTTCCTCGCATTGCACGCAAAGAACTCGAG accgtctcgcggatgCATTTGCTGGACAAGTTGGAGAAATTGGGTCTGGACGAAGTGAACCAAACCTTTTCGTCTGTGTCTCCCACAACGCTGAGGGTCGCTTTAGAGAATTTGACGTACGTAACTGACGGCCATCGTGACGATTCGGATGCCTGGCAGATCAGCAAAGACGGCGTTGCCAGTTGTTCGGAATCGCGCAGTCCTATCCGCAGGAATTTGTCGAATTCCAGTGTGGAAAACGTGCCCAGCCCGAAATTGAGTCCGATGCATCGATCCTCTTCTGTCGGTCTCAACATGATTTGTGATCTCGGCTCGCCTCCTTCTTCTAGCATTGCATCCAACTTCGACATCCGTGCCAAGTTCCAAGTCGTTTGA
- the LOC116930508 gene encoding trafficking kinesin-binding protein milt isoform X1, translating into MGKKIEKKKNKKNNGRFGGTNCVPVLPSRRTASNGPVRPQIASIELGFKGASKVPAFLVLNLAAGVRSSRVTIVCRWSCSRIGGAMYVIHADDALDSLIADVQSRVLCGERVSQMTKTYNDVEAVTRLLEEKEKDLELAARIGQGLLTRNKALEERLIAVEGELTSAHDTVTQLRHDLLLKGELLQIYSNDFDDSSPEGVRAFTTDLLQRKVKGLEDDNRKLRAEASQLANESSETELREEQLLHQVVAQLAEANSHIKNLDEELANKYDETNKHREEITSLLGQLVSQRHKIRELTLENEDLTMQLHVVRECQNELAVELSEYKDKYAEILELLHETQEQVKEQNKRSLPTSRGLAGASAPPSRATSHYHPDSLASELELSSLGSESWPSEISSTPQTLPSRFQYQRVFDTVRCASMAVEPRVLASTPTTDGPRMPPRLAVNTSTPMAEISPSFQKAQSVLEKLTATSETDYPATSKVGVPGTPGTVDLTHALRRLAPKTTVTGPSHDGHGWRTPDSIMSTGSRSGLSSLNSFHYPEKLKIIKPMEGSMTLHHWSRLATPHLGTLLEERPGVATRETKSTHVDTFNYQRDFLEMYSLFDVEEDEEMETVAGKTFDSSAPVYTLTNSTATHPNNLTSVTSSMQSGYMTSSVDYPSLNHSVNSLQSGNRSENGSTLPSQRRLVEALHERGVGHSIVGWSGLSTPNNSPGCSSPDGSSSHFLSETWEFLAEGAKMIRRTLTGQETPLPARRCVPRIARKELETVSRMHLLDKLEKLGLDEVNQTFSSVSPTTLRVALENLTYVTDGHRDDSDAWQISKDGVASCSESRSPIRRNLSNSSVENVPSPKLSPMHRSSSVGLNMICDLGSPPSSSIASNFDIRAKFQVV; encoded by the exons atggggaaaaaaatagagaaaaagaagaataagaaaaacaatggCCGTTTCGGCGGAACTAATTGCGTTCCTGTATTGCCGTCTCGGCGTACGGCGAGCAACGGCCCAGTTCGTCCGCAGATCGCTTCGATCGAGCTCGGTTTCAAAGGCGCCTCGAAGGTGCCCGCCTTTCTTGTTTTGAATTTGGCGGCCGGTGTACGGTCGTCGCGAGTTACCATCGTTTGTCGATGGTCGTGCAGTCGAATCGGCGGAGCGATGTACGTCATCCACGCCGACGATGCCTTGGATTCGCTCATTGCCGACGTGCAAAGCCGAg TGCTATGCGGCGAGCGTGTCAGCCAAATGACGAAGACGTATAATGACGTCGAAGCGGTCACGCGCCTACTCGAAGAG AAGGAGAAGGATTTGGAGCTGGCGGCCCGGATCGGCCAGGGACTTTTGACGAGGAACAAGGCGCTTGAAGAGCGTTTGATTGCCGTTGAAGGAGAACTGACCAGTGCCCATGATACAGTCACCCAATTGCGGCACGATCTGCTCCTCAAGGGCGAGCTCTTGCAGATCTATTCCAACGATTTCGATGACAGCAGTCCGGAAGGcg TGAGGGCTTTCACAACTGACTTGCTCCAACGTAAAGTCAAAGGATTGGAAGATGACAACCGCAAGTTGCGGGCGGAAGCCTCGCAGCTGGCCAACGAATCATCGGAGACCGAACTGCGCGAGGAGCAACTGCTGCACCAAGTCGTCGCTCAACTAG CTGAAGCCAATAGCCACATCAAAAATCTGGATGAAGAACTGGCCAATAAGTATGATGAGACGAACAAACATCGCGAAGAGATTACCAGCTTGCTGGGCCAGCTGGTCAGTCAACGGCACAAAATTCGTGag CTGACACTGGAAAACGAGGATTTGACTATGCAATTGCACGTGGTGCGTGAATGCCAAAACGAGCTGGCCGTCGAATTGTCTGAATACAAGGACAAGTACGCCGAGATCCTTGAATTGCTTCACGAAACGCAAGAGCAAGTGAAAGAGCAAAACAAGCGGAGTCTTCCCACTTCTCGCGGTTTGGCCGGCGCTTCTGCTCCGCCCAGTAGAGCAACTTCACATTACCACCCGGATTCTTTAGCCTCGGAATTGGAACTCTCATCACTCGGCTCGGAAAGTTGGCCATCCGAGATTAGTTCCACGCCGCAAACCCTTCCTTCTCG GTTTCAGTACCAGCGTGTTTTCGATACGGTCCGGTGCGCATCAATGGCTGTCGAGCCCAGGGTGCTAGCATCGACACCGACGACTGATGGGCCTCGAATGCCACCCCGGCTTGCGGTCAACACTTCCACTCCGATGGCCGAAATCAGTCCGTCTTTCCAGAAAGCCCAATCTGTGCTAGAGAAACTGACTGCAACGTCGGAAACAGACTACCC GGCGACTTCGAAGGTGGGCGTACCAGGAACACCCGGAACGGTCGATTTAACCCACGCACTACGTCGATTGGCACCCAAAACTACTGTGACTGGCCCATCTCATGATGGACACGGTTGGAGGACGCCGGACAGTATCATGTCAACGGGAAGCCGATCCGGTCTTAGCAGCCTAAATTCTTTTCATTATCCAGAAAAGCTCAAG ATCATTAAACCGATGGAAGGTTCCATGACGCTGCATCATTGGTCTCGCTTGGCCACTCCGCACCTGGGCACGCTGTTGGAAGAGAGACCCGGTGTGGCGACGCGGGAAACCAAATCGACACATGTGGACACTTTCAACTATCAGCGGGATTTCCTAG AAATGTACAGTCTGTTTGACGTCGAAGAAGATGAGGAGATGGAAACGGTGGCCGGCAAAACGTTCGATTCGTCCGCACCTGTTTACACGTTGACCAATTCCACAGCGACTCATCCCAACAATTTGACGAGTGTCACTTCATC GATGCAAAGTGGTTATATGACGTCATCGGTCGATTATCCTAGTCTCAATCATTCAGTCAATTCGTTGCAGTCCGGCAATCGATCAGAAAACGGGTCCACTTTACCCTCCCAACGCAGACTAGTCGAAGCCTTACATGAAAGAGGAGTTGGTCATTCGATCGTTGGGTGGAGTGGTCTGTCGACCCCCAACAACAGTCCAGGCTGTTCGTCGCCAGATGGGTCATCGTCTCACTTTCTCTCCGAAACGTGGGAATTCCTAGCCGAAGGAGCCAAAATGATAAGGCGGACGTTAACTGGCCAAGAAACGCCCCTTCCAGCTCGTCGTTGTGTTCCTCGCATTGCACGCAAAGAACTCGAG accgtctcgcggatgCATTTGCTGGACAAGTTGGAGAAATTGGGTCTGGACGAAGTGAACCAAACCTTTTCGTCTGTGTCTCCCACAACGCTGAGGGTCGCTTTAGAGAATTTGACGTACGTAACTGACGGCCATCGTGACGATTCGGATGCCTGGCAGATCAGCAAAGACGGCGTTGCCAGTTGTTCGGAATCGCGCAGTCCTATCCGCAGGAATTTGTCGAATTCCAGTGTGGAAAACGTGCCCAGCCCGAAATTGAGTCCGATGCATCGATCCTCTTCTGTCGGTCTCAACATGATTTGTGATCTCGGCTCGCCTCCTTCTTCTAGCATTGCATCCAACTTCGACATCCGTGCCAAGTTCCAAGTCGTTTGA
- the LOC116930508 gene encoding trafficking kinesin-binding protein milt isoform X2 gives MTKTYNDVEAVTRLLEEKEKDLELAARIGQGLLTRNKALEERLIAVEGELTSAHDTVTQLRHDLLLKGELLQIYSNDFDDSSPEGVRAFTTDLLQRKVKGLEDDNRKLRAEASQLANESSETELREEQLLHQVVAQLAEANSHIKNLDEELANKYDETNKHREEITSLLGQLVSQRHKIRELTLENEDLTMQLHVVRECQNELAVELSEYKDKYAEILELLHETQEQVKEQNKRSLPTSRGLAGASAPPSRATSHYHPDSLASELELSSLGSESWPSEISSTPQTLPSRFQYQRVFDTVRCASMAVEPRVLASTPTTDGPRMPPRLAVNTSTPMAEISPSFQKAQSVLEKLTATSETDYPATSKVGVPGTPGTVDLTHALRRLAPKTTVTGPSHDGHGWRTPDSIMSTGSRSGLSSLNSFHYPEKLKIIKPMEGSMTLHHWSRLATPHLGTLLEERPGVATRETKSTHVDTFNYQRDFLEMYSLFDVEEDEEMETVAGKTFDSSAPVYTLTNSTATHPNNLTSVTSSMQSGYMTSSVDYPSLNHSVNSLQSGNRSENGSTLPSQRRLVEALHERGVGHSIVGWSGLSTPNNSPGCSSPDGSSSHFLSETWEFLAEGAKMIRRTLTGQETPLPARRCVPRIARKELETVSRMHLLDKLEKLGLDEVNQTFSSVSPTTLRVALENLTYVTDGHRDDSDAWQISKDGVASCSESRSPIRRNLSNSSVENVPSPKLSPMHRSSSVGLNMICDLGSPPSSSIASNFDIRAKFQVV, from the exons ATGACGAAGACGTATAATGACGTCGAAGCGGTCACGCGCCTACTCGAAGAG AAGGAGAAGGATTTGGAGCTGGCGGCCCGGATCGGCCAGGGACTTTTGACGAGGAACAAGGCGCTTGAAGAGCGTTTGATTGCCGTTGAAGGAGAACTGACCAGTGCCCATGATACAGTCACCCAATTGCGGCACGATCTGCTCCTCAAGGGCGAGCTCTTGCAGATCTATTCCAACGATTTCGATGACAGCAGTCCGGAAGGcg TGAGGGCTTTCACAACTGACTTGCTCCAACGTAAAGTCAAAGGATTGGAAGATGACAACCGCAAGTTGCGGGCGGAAGCCTCGCAGCTGGCCAACGAATCATCGGAGACCGAACTGCGCGAGGAGCAACTGCTGCACCAAGTCGTCGCTCAACTAG CTGAAGCCAATAGCCACATCAAAAATCTGGATGAAGAACTGGCCAATAAGTATGATGAGACGAACAAACATCGCGAAGAGATTACCAGCTTGCTGGGCCAGCTGGTCAGTCAACGGCACAAAATTCGTGag CTGACACTGGAAAACGAGGATTTGACTATGCAATTGCACGTGGTGCGTGAATGCCAAAACGAGCTGGCCGTCGAATTGTCTGAATACAAGGACAAGTACGCCGAGATCCTTGAATTGCTTCACGAAACGCAAGAGCAAGTGAAAGAGCAAAACAAGCGGAGTCTTCCCACTTCTCGCGGTTTGGCCGGCGCTTCTGCTCCGCCCAGTAGAGCAACTTCACATTACCACCCGGATTCTTTAGCCTCGGAATTGGAACTCTCATCACTCGGCTCGGAAAGTTGGCCATCCGAGATTAGTTCCACGCCGCAAACCCTTCCTTCTCG GTTTCAGTACCAGCGTGTTTTCGATACGGTCCGGTGCGCATCAATGGCTGTCGAGCCCAGGGTGCTAGCATCGACACCGACGACTGATGGGCCTCGAATGCCACCCCGGCTTGCGGTCAACACTTCCACTCCGATGGCCGAAATCAGTCCGTCTTTCCAGAAAGCCCAATCTGTGCTAGAGAAACTGACTGCAACGTCGGAAACAGACTACCC GGCGACTTCGAAGGTGGGCGTACCAGGAACACCCGGAACGGTCGATTTAACCCACGCACTACGTCGATTGGCACCCAAAACTACTGTGACTGGCCCATCTCATGATGGACACGGTTGGAGGACGCCGGACAGTATCATGTCAACGGGAAGCCGATCCGGTCTTAGCAGCCTAAATTCTTTTCATTATCCAGAAAAGCTCAAG ATCATTAAACCGATGGAAGGTTCCATGACGCTGCATCATTGGTCTCGCTTGGCCACTCCGCACCTGGGCACGCTGTTGGAAGAGAGACCCGGTGTGGCGACGCGGGAAACCAAATCGACACATGTGGACACTTTCAACTATCAGCGGGATTTCCTAG AAATGTACAGTCTGTTTGACGTCGAAGAAGATGAGGAGATGGAAACGGTGGCCGGCAAAACGTTCGATTCGTCCGCACCTGTTTACACGTTGACCAATTCCACAGCGACTCATCCCAACAATTTGACGAGTGTCACTTCATC GATGCAAAGTGGTTATATGACGTCATCGGTCGATTATCCTAGTCTCAATCATTCAGTCAATTCGTTGCAGTCCGGCAATCGATCAGAAAACGGGTCCACTTTACCCTCCCAACGCAGACTAGTCGAAGCCTTACATGAAAGAGGAGTTGGTCATTCGATCGTTGGGTGGAGTGGTCTGTCGACCCCCAACAACAGTCCAGGCTGTTCGTCGCCAGATGGGTCATCGTCTCACTTTCTCTCCGAAACGTGGGAATTCCTAGCCGAAGGAGCCAAAATGATAAGGCGGACGTTAACTGGCCAAGAAACGCCCCTTCCAGCTCGTCGTTGTGTTCCTCGCATTGCACGCAAAGAACTCGAG accgtctcgcggatgCATTTGCTGGACAAGTTGGAGAAATTGGGTCTGGACGAAGTGAACCAAACCTTTTCGTCTGTGTCTCCCACAACGCTGAGGGTCGCTTTAGAGAATTTGACGTACGTAACTGACGGCCATCGTGACGATTCGGATGCCTGGCAGATCAGCAAAGACGGCGTTGCCAGTTGTTCGGAATCGCGCAGTCCTATCCGCAGGAATTTGTCGAATTCCAGTGTGGAAAACGTGCCCAGCCCGAAATTGAGTCCGATGCATCGATCCTCTTCTGTCGGTCTCAACATGATTTGTGATCTCGGCTCGCCTCCTTCTTCTAGCATTGCATCCAACTTCGACATCCGTGCCAAGTTCCAAGTCGTTTGA